Genomic segment of Saprospira sp. CCB-QB6:
CGGCCAATTCTTCTTTGACCTTAGCAAAAACGGCTTGGCGTTCCTCCCATTCGAAGCCCACTTGCTTGGCTTTTTCTTGGATACGGTAGGCTTTGACCAGGGCGGGCAATGATTTTGGCACCCCTTGCAAGACTGATTTTTTGCCTTCTTGCAGTTTAATTTTCTCCCAATTGGCTTTGACGGTGGCCTCATCTTCGGCCTTGGTATCGCCATAAATATGGGGGTGTCTACGGATGAGTTTTTCGCAGAGATTATTCAGGACATCGGCCACATCAAAGGCGCCTTGTTCGCTAGCGATTTTGGAATAAAAGACCATATGCAGCATAATATCGCCGATTTCGCCTTTGAGTTCGTCCAGGTCATTTTCCAGAATGGCGTCGGCCAATTCATAAGTTTCTTCAATAGTCAGGTGGCGGAGGCTTTCGAGAGTTTGTTTGCGGTCCCAGGGGCATTGTTCTCGGAGCTCGTCCATAATTTTGAGTACGCGCTCGAAGGCGGCTAATTTTTCGGATACAGTATGCAAGGCAAATATTTTTGGTCCAAAAAGAGAGTTTACTTTGAGTAACAAATGTACAAAACAAAGTTTGTAGAAGCTAAATTTTTGCTTTGATAAGCTGGGGCGGGAAAATTATCCTTGATTTTGCTTGCTTTTCTTTTGGTTTGGGGAAGTATTTTTTGGGGCTTCCCCTTCCGCTGAGTTAAAACCGAGTGCAAAGCGATATCGCTTTGCGAGCGATACAAAATGAGGGTTCCCCCTCATGAATCATCGGGCGGGTCGGGCTGTGTCGTGGCTCGCAGGTCTGCTCGGCCCTGCAGTTTTTTCGCTATGCTCAAAAACTTGGGTCTGCGGCTAGGCCGCACCACTTTCCATCCCTAAGCCGGCGCTTTTGGCGATTGGGCTGGCTTAAAACAGAAAGGGCCAGCAACTAGTTGTTGCTGGCCCTTTTTTGTGGGTTTCAATGCTGCTTCGCCTGCAATGGGTTTAACCTCTTCCCCAATGTAATGCTTCCTATAGAAACAACCTAATTTCCATCCCTACAACTAAGGCTTATACAACTTAACAATTCCATATTGACGATCAATCTCTTTTTTTGCCTTACTCAAAACTCGTTCTTCACGATGAAGGACCTCAAACTCTTCAAACTTAGAAGCCTCTATTAAAGCTAAAACACCCTCTTTATCATAAAGCCTAAAATGCTCCCCAACAAAAGGAAGATCCAACATAACTTCCTTCCATACAAAAGAAATTACACAGCAGCCCCCAGGCAACAATAAATCATAAAGCTGATCTAAAAAATCAACTGGATTCGGCCAAAAATATATACTATTCACCGTAAATATTTTATGAAACCGACTTCCCTCATAAGGCAATTTCACCCCATCGTATAAAGCAAAATTTGCAATTCCCTTCTCTACATAAAACTGGTTAATCCGCTCCGCCTCCGCTTTCATTAAAGCCGAAATCTCCAAGCCCCAAAACTGCAACTCTTCAGCCTGAGCCAAAAGCTCAGCCAAATGACTGCAATTCGCATGTCCTAGCTCTAAAACAAGCTCTCCCGAATTTAAATTCATAGCCTCTATACTCGCTAAAGTCATCCCTATATTACTCTGATGTAACTGCTCCCCCACCTTTAGCCCCATATCCCCAGAAGGACAATACAACTGCTCTTCTAATGCTTTCCAATCCTCTTTCTGATCTGATGATTTCATAACTCCTTTTTTATTGCTCCCAGATTTGAGTCCCCAAGATATAGTTTTTTATTTAGAATAAATCCAAACAACAACTTAAAGTCTAGTTCGCTCTTAACAGTAATTTGATTTAACAAGCCCTAAGCCGAACAAAAAAAGCGTATTTTTGCGCCCATTATCGCTTGTCTAAATCTGGAACGCTATGAAAAACATTATGACCAAATATATCTTTGTGACCGGAGGCGTAAGCTCTTCTTTGGGTAAAGGTATTATCGCCGCTTCTGTAGGTAAACTCCTGCAAGCTAGAGGATTCTCTGTAACCATCCTCAAACTAGACCCCTACATCAATGTAGACCCAGGAACCCTCAATCCCTACGAACATGGAGAATGCTATGTAACCGAAGATGGAGCCGAAACAGATCTAGACTTAGGCCATTACGAACGCTTCCTCAACCAAAATAGCTCACAGGCTAATAATGTGACGACTGGCCGGATCTATCAAAGCGTCATCAATAGAGAACGCGCAGGGGATTACCTCGGTAAAACCGTGCAAGTGGTCCCTCATATTACCAATGAAATCAAACGCAATATTATGTCCCTCGCCAATCAAGGGAATTACGATATTGTTTTGGTCGAAATCGGTGGTACAGTCGGCGATATTGAATCTCTCCCCTATGTCGAAGCCATGCGCCAAATGCGCTGGGAACTCGGCCGAGAAAACTGCCTAACCGTACACCTTACTTTGGTCCCTTACCTGCGTGCAGCTGGCGAACTCAAAACAAAACCTACTCAACACTCCGTCAAAGAGTTATTGGGCTCTGGTATCCAACCCGACATTCTGGTCTGCCGCACCGAACATCCCCTCAGCATGGAAATCAAACGCAAATTGGCCCTCTTCTGCAACCTAGACGCCCCCTCTGTAATCGAAGCCCGAGACGCCAAAAGCATTTATGATGTGCCTATGCTGATGCTCAAGGAAAAACTCGATAGTAATATCCTTACCAAACTTCGCCTACTCGATCGACACGAACCTAAACTAGACCGCTGGAAAGGCTTTTTGGGCCAACTCAAAAACCCTATGCATGAAATCGAAATCGGACTGGTCGGAAAGTATATTGAGCTACAAGATGCCTATAAATCTATCCATGAAGCTTTTATTCATGCTGGCGTAAGCAACGAATGCAAGGTAAATATCCGCCATATCCATTCTGCCCATATCAATGATAGTACAGTTGCTCAAGAACTGAAAGGACTTTCAGCCGTTCTTGTCGCTCCTGGCTTTGGCGAAAGAGGCGTAGAAGGTAAAATTACCGCTATCCGCTACCTACGCGAACAAAAAATTCCCTTCCTCGGTATCTGTCTCGGTATGCAATGCGCCGTGATCGAGTTTGCCCGCAATGTACTCGGCCTCAAACAAGCTAACTCTACCGAAATGCAAGCCCAAACCCCAGATCCTGTTATTTCCTTAATGGAAGAACAAGAAGCTATCGAAAACCTAGGCGGTAGCATGCGCCTAGGCGCCTACCCCTGCCAATTAAAAGCAGGCAGCAAAATGGCCAAAATCTATGGCCACCAAGATATCTCTGAACGCCACCGACACCGCTACGAATTTAATAACAACTACCTAACGGAATTCGAAGAAGCGGGACTAATCGCCTCTGGCCGTAATCCCGAAACTGGACTAGTCGAAGCCGTAGAACTCCAAGATCACCCCTGGTTCGTCGCCGTGCAATTCCATCCCGAATACAAAAGCCGAGTAGAAAACCCCCATCCCCTCTTTGTCGACTTTATCCGTGCTGCTCTAGCCTATAAAGAAGCTGAAGAATAAGCCATTAGTATTTCTAAAATAGAAAAAGGAGTTGTAGCCTTAGGGCTGCAACTCCTTTTTGTGTATTCCCTAAGAATGTGGGGAACAATTACTTTGTTTCTGTAGCAACAACATCTGCTTTAATCGTCAAGCGAGTTTCGGCAGGAATGGTGTTCGCACTAAGGGTTACAAACTTAGTTTGTGCGCCCTTTTTGTTTGCAGAGTTAAATTCTACTTCAATTTCACCAGATTCACCTGGAGCGATAGGCTCTTTAGGGTAGCTAGGAACTGTACAACCACAAGAACCTTTAGCATTAGTAATTGTCAAAGGCTTTTCTCCTTCATTCGTAAACTTAAAAGTATGTTTTACTTTTTCGCCTTCTTTAATCGTTCCAAAGTCAAAAACATCCTCACTAAACGTCATTGTAGTAGCAATAGCTGGATCTACGGCATCCTGTGGGTTGCCAGACTGTTGAGACTGGATTGATTGAGGGGGTTGCGTTCCAGTAGGTCCTACTACATTGTTATTCTGAACAGCTACATTGCCTTTTGTGGCCTCTGCTTCAGCTGCAGAAACACCACCGCCACATTGCATAAATGTAAACGCCATAAGACCAATGAATGCAAAGCTGAGAAATTGGGCTGCAAATCTTTTCATCTTGTAAAGAGAAATTTTGGTTATTATAATCTATCCGCATTCATTGCGGATAACAAAAGTAAGGCTTTCCTCTCAAAATGAGAAAGGCCGACCTTTAAAACAAACTTAAAGGATAGAAGTTTAGCCTTTTCCGCCCCTCCCCTTCAAATAGGGATAAAATGCCTTTTCCATCCTTGGAATATACTCTACAAAGAAACGATTCGCCTTCGGCCAATCTTCTTCTCGGCCCAAACTTACCCCCTCCAAATCAAAGCGAATACGACTCATTTTATTATCCGGCAACTCTTGCCAAACTAAAGCTTCTCCAAAGACCTCTTCTATCTCCTCCTTCTGCCCAAATAGCTTTTTAAACAATTTCTTGTTCTTCGCCTTCTCTGCCCCTATAATAGAAAGCTCAATCCTCGCATGATCCTTCGTCATGATTAAACTATAATACACACTAGTCGTTCCTGCTCCACAACTTAGCCAATGATCCTTAGAAGGAGATACCCGCTGAAAAAGTGTCGTATCCTTTATTTGAGGCAATAGTTGCGTCCAATATTTCTTGCGCATGAAAAAACGATCCTTCTTTCTAGCCGCTGTCTTTTCTTCCAAGGCCTCTTCTTCCCCATATTTTATAGCTAAAGCATCCTCCAAACCAAATGATGGCAGCAAACGCTTCAAAATGACAAACTTCTTATTGCTATCTAAATTTGTCTCTACAAAATAGGAACCGACAAGCAACTGTGGCGCCCGAAAATCCTCAGCCCGCTCACTGACTTTAAGCCGAGCAGGCTGACTCAGCAACAAAGCCGCATCTTTCTGATAAAGCTGCCGCAAAACATATAAATACATCTGCGTAAACTTATGCTCTACAAGCTTTTCTCCCTCAAAAATAAAATAGGCTAACTTCTTATTCTTAGGCATACTCGCCTCGAATATATTCATCTCTGGCTCCAACAGCTCCTCATTGAGCTCAACTTCCGGATAAGGCCAAATCTTCAAAAAACGAGCTGTAATCAAAGCCGTCCGCTCATGATAAGCCCGCAAATCCCAAGCTGCTAAACTACTCAGGTATTTATTCAACCAAAGTCGACTATACTGATAGCCTTGCTCTTTCCCCTGAATATTCATCTCCTTTTTGGCCCTAAAGGTTTTATTCCCCAAAGCCCCATTATTGCCCGATAAGGTCAAATTCCCTATCGTATGCAAATAACGACGCTCAAAGGCATCTATCTCCTCCTCTGACAACTCCTCCCTCCAAGCCTCACTAGGCTTCTGCGGAAAAATATGCTCTACACTAATCCGCTCATCACTAGTGTCTACAAACTCTCTGTTGTTATAGTTTTCTAACTTCTCAAACAAATAGTCTCTCTTCCTAGCAGTTATATTATACAAATCCCTATCTCTCAAGGCCTGCTGCAACTCCGCATCCAAGGGAAAACGCCCCGCCCCTTTCTTACGCAAAATTGAAAGGTAAATAGAGTTTACATAGTCCTCACTATCTACCTCTGCATACAAAACCATGAAGATCTTGTTCAATACACTAGTCGGCAAGCCCACAATAAACCGCCGCCACACATAAGCCTGCAAAAACTGAAGAATCGCAATCAAATCCGACTTAGAAATCACCCCATTATCCTTGTCCTCAAAAAGCTGCAACAAAAAAGGATAAACTACATGGACCTCCAATTGATTGATGTACTCCAACTCCTGCCGAATATCCTTGTCTCGCTCCGCTCTTGGGTTAATAAACGAATGATAATGATAAGACAAACTCTTGATCTGCTCCAAATCATTCCAATATTCCTCTCCCTTCTTATCCTGATACTTCTCTTTAAAGGTCTGGTAGACCTTCGACTTATTCGGTATCGCCTTGTTCTTTAAGGTTAAATAATCCCGTATAAATGCCGATACCATCGACTTTTCCGTCCCCCAATCCCTCGCATTCTCTTCTATCGGATACCAAACTCGCTTATATACCCGCCCCTGCTCCTTAGGCTCCAAATCCATCAAAATATAATTCCGAATCAAGTCAGACTGCGAAAGATCCAAACCCGTCGAGTTCAAACTCTCAAAGATCCGCTGCGGATCATCTTTCCCTCGCTCCAAAGCAATCTCTACAAAGATCAACCGCTTTATCCCCTGCTCAATCAACTGAAGGTTCTCCGCATGGACCAAACTCCTAAAATACCGATAGTTCTCTAAGACCTTAGTATACCCCTCTAGCTTATCCTCCTCTCCCCAAAGTATCGCCTCAAAAGCAAGCGCATTCTTATCCGTTTGCTTCAACTTCAATTTATACCGCTCTTCCTCCACATACTCATTGCACAAATAACTTTTGTAAATTCTATCCGCTAAACGCCCCTGCCCCGACTCCAAAGCAAAGCGATACAAGGCCACCAACAAAATACTTAAACTGGTCAAGCGCTGCTGCCCATCAATAATCACCAATTCTCGAACCTCTCTACTACTCCCCAAACCCTCATAAATAAACACAATGCTCCCTATAAAATGAGACGAACGATCCTGCTCCACCACATCTATAATGTCCTTAAATAAATCCGAACACTCTTTCCGCCCCCAATCATAATTGCGCTGATAAATAGGTATAATAAACTGGGTATCTGGAGTTTTCAAAAAACTGACTACCTCCAATTCTTTGGCGTTCATATTTGGTCTTTGTTTTTAGTTTATATTCTCCTTTTTTTGGGGCTGCCCCGCCCTGCGGGCGGGTCGGGCTGTTGCGCAGCTCGCTATTCGCTCGGCCCTTCAGCGCTGCGCGCTTCGGGCTGCCCCTGCGGGCCACTGCTGTCCATCCCTCAGCCTGCGGGCGCTCCGCGCCCTGTCCCCTCCAAAACTAGTTTTCTGCAGCCAAACTATCCTTGGCCAACTGCTCGGCCCTATAGGCCTTCCACTTCTCCTCTGCTAGCTTCCAAGCGGCTGATTTAGCATCCAATACATCTTCCTTCAGCTCGCTTTCCCAAAAGGATTTAAAGCTGTTGAACTCTGTTCTCGTCTCTGTCTTTAAACTTTCTATCTCGCTATAGATGTAGAAGTAAAAGAAGGCTCCCGCCCCCAACAAGCTCAATAACATCCCTAACAATAAGCCTAACCAAAATGCACTGTTCTTCATTAGTTATGGATTTTCACGGCCCGCTCAAATCCCAAACGCTCTAAATGCTCCTTACGCGCTTGTTTAAGATCAAAGTCCTGAAAGCGAATCTGCGCCCGCAAAAAGTCAAAGGCGAAGTCAAAGTCCATATACTGATAACGGATGGGCAAACTACCTGGTCCTGCCATATCCATCAATTGCTTTTGATTCAACACCTGAAGTAGGTCTCCTGCCAGCTGCAAAAAGGGATTCAAATGGTTTTCTATAAATTGTTGGCGCTTATCTCGGTCCAACTCAAAGATTTCTTGGGCCAATCGACAATAGGCTTGCATAGCTGGACAATAATCTAAGACAAAGACATTACTCAATTCATTCCGACGCGCTCGAACCATCTCTCCATTTTTTTCTCTAAGCTGCTGCTTGAGGTCCTTCAAGATCAATCGAATGCGCTCATTCTTAGCCTTGCACTCGTCTTCCAAAGCAAATAACTGATCGTTGCGCCCCAATTGCAATTTGGCTATTTCTGTTTGATATTTGGCCAACTCGCCCATAAAGCGACTACGCGCCCAAAACCAGCTAATCGTCACCAAAGCTAATAAGCCCGTAAAGCTCAAGGCATAAAAGGGCAACTGCTCGACAAATTCGTCCCAGTTCATATCTATAGGGGATTAAAAGGGTTGTACAATAAGGATAACGAGCCCGGCTAAGGCCAAAACAGCCAAAGAGATATAGATAATCAAGGGAATAGGGCTCCAAATGCGCACTTTTTCCAAAACGGGCAAGTTTTCCTCTGCCCGCAAAGCATACAATAAGCTATCTATACTCTGATAGGGATCTGCCGTTGGCCTAACCGCATAGTTTGGATCAATGGGGATGGCCGAAGGCGGTGGCAATTGTTCAATAATTAAATCAAGCTTCTCTTGTTGTTGCTGCTCCAATTCTTGCAGTCGATTTTGCAGACTTTCTAGCTCTTGCTCTATAGAGGCTTGCTGTGCAGAGCGCAACTGCAAATAGGCCCCAGCCGCTAAACCCTGTTCCCCAAAGCTTTGGTCCAAAGCCAAGGCCTCTCCCTTAAAATAAAGGCTTAAATCCTCGGCTAGGCTGTTCAAAAAGCCCTGCTCTACTAGCTGCAACAAGGCGTCTTGGGGCAATTGCTCTTCTGCAAAGGGCAAAGGCGCATAGGTTTGGCCCAAAGGGTCCTGGATATAGATAAAATGCTTTTGTGCTGGTCCCTCTTGCTCTATCCGCAAGATACTGCCCTCATACAAATCACTTAATTGCTGCAATTGCTGCTCGGCTTGCAAAAGTTGCTCACCAAAAGCCAGTTGATATTGCCCCCCTCGCTGAATGAAGCCACTTAATTCTAACTGCTCTAGCATTTCCGCCGCAGAGAAACTAAGGTCCACCTCGGCATTCATTAAGGTGCCGTACTGAGGGTGCATGAAATTTAAATTGAGTATAGGTTCCATAGGTAGAATGGGGATGTTTCAAGTCCGAATATACTATTATATCTATTAAATAACAGCTTTTTTCTTAGAAAAGCAAAAGGCCCTAGCTTGGAGACGAGCTAGGGCCTTTTGTTTTGGTCCTTTTTTGCGGCGGACAGGGCCGATAGGCCCGCAGGCTGAGCTGCCCGTAGCAGGGCCGCCCTTGGCGGCCGACCCAGGCGGCAAAGCCGCCGCAGGGCCGAGCGAATAGCGAGCTGCGAAGGGGAGCGACCCGCCCAAAGGGCGGGGCAGCCCCAAAATAATCAGCTTCTCAAAAGCAATTTAAGATCTATTGCCTTGATCAACTAATCAAATTTAGCCTAACGGGGAGGAGGAGGACCACCAGGACCACGACCGCTGCGATGACGCTGATGATGCTCGATCATTTCCTTAGATTTTTTCTCATCGACTAGGCTACCCTTTTTAGGTACAAAGCGATAGCTAAAGCGCAACATGAAATAGCGCTCCAACACCTGCCCAATTTGGTCCTCGATGTAGTTGGCCGTAAAGCTTCGGCTAAGGCTAGTGTTTTGGCCCAAAATGTCATAGACATAAATGCCTAACTCCCCTCTTTGGCTCTTGAATAAGAGCGTAGAAATGCTCGCATTCCAAAGCAAGAAGTCTGTATTGAAGCCATCTGATAAACCTGCATAGTGTTGGTGGCTCAAATCCGTTTGAAGCACTAGGGTTTTCCAAGGGTTCCAATAAGCCCGCAAGCGAGTGTTTTGGTTGTAATAGCGGTTGTTAGAACTTGTATTCAAACTGTTGATTGAATAGTTGACGCTACCATCGGTACTCAAGGTAAAATCAAGCTTCTCGCTGATGTTTGAGCTCAATTTGAAGCCCAAACGGCCAGACGGCTGGCGAGAGTAGTTCAATTCGTTGTTAATCAAGCTAGGCGTTTCTGAGAAGGAGCCACCCAGCTTAATCCCAAAGTTAGACTTGATAAAATTGAGAGGGAAACTGTAGTCTGCAAAGAGATCCAACTGATACTGACGGTCCAAGTTGACATCCTGTGTTAGCTGCGTTCCCTGAGCTAAATCAATCCCCAAGAAAGAAGTATCCTGATAAGCAATGAAGGTGCTTTGTCCTAGGTAATCTTTATTGTACTGAGCGCCAAAACCTACAAAGAACATACTGTTTTTGCTAGGATTGGGGTTGGCGTAATGAAAGCGAATACGGTGGCTAGTTGCCTGGACCAATTTTGAGTTACCCATTGACAATTGAAGGGGGTTGCTATTGTCTACTACCTCTTGCAACTGCCCAATGCTGGGTTCATCAGTACCCGAGCGGTAGAATAGTCCAAAATTCTTAGTCTTAGAAATCTCGTACCGCATCATAGCGAAGGGGAGCACATTAAAGAAGTTGTAGCTATTCTGAAAATCTTGCGGATAAACCTGTGTTGCCGATAAGGTAGCCCATTGTGCCGTAGCACGGGCATACATACGCAAGCCTTTTTTGTTATAACGCAAGCCTACTGAGGCCTGATGACGGTCGTAGCGGCTATCTGCTTCATTAGAAAGCAAGGTATCCAAGAGGCTATAGACTCCCCCATCGTAATTATAGGTAAACTGATCAGCTTCTCCATAGCTAATAGAAGGATCATAGCGGAATTGCAACTGCATCTGCTGGTTAATGGGCTCACTATACTCCAAACGAGCCGAATAACTACGGCTGTATTGGTCCAAATCCGAGGACTGATCAATAGAGTCAATTTGATTTTGGCTATAATAGCTATTCACAGACTCTTGCTTGTTGTTTCCGCTCTGCCCACTCATCTCCTGTTGTAGACGGATAGAAAAGGTCCGCCCCTTCTTCTTGAGGCGATGGCGATAGAGCAAGCGATTGCGCAAATTATAGGCCGTCAACTCACTATTAAACAGATTTTCACTCGCATTCAAGGGCTGCTCAATATTGTAAGTCTGCGATTGACCAAACTGCTGCCCCTCATTGATTTGCATGCTAAAGTTGGGCTCAAACTCTAGTTGATTGCGATCGTTGATATTGTACTCTAAGCGGAAAGTAGCTCGGTGATTTATATTTGTACTATTCTGGCTTTGCGACTCTAGATAGTATTGTCCTGCTTCCTCTTCAGAAATATAACTACGGAAGGTAGAATCAAAGCCCGTATTATTCACTTGGTTAAAGAAGTAACTTCCGTTGAACTTCCACTTTTCATTCCACTCATTGCTGTAGTTAATTCCTCCTGCATAAGTTTCATTGATTCCGCCATTGTCATCTACAAGGAAGTTGCCTAGGCTACCACCGCGCCAACGACGGCGACCGCTGCCGCCCGAGGCCGCAACGCCAGCCAAATCTTCTGAACTAAAGTTTTGCTCATTGATATTGTTCCATTGGCCCAAAATTGAGATGCGTTCATTGCCATTAAAGCGGTTGTATACCCCCCCCAAGCGATAGCGCCAATCATCTTCGGGCTCTTGACCATCATCATGTCCCAAACCGGCATAAACTCGCCCAAAAGTTCCTGAACGATACTCTGGTTTAGAGACAATATTGATCGTTTTACTCTCCTCTCCATCTTCAAAGCCCGAAAACTGGGCCTGTCGACTCTTTTGATCATATACCTGTACCTTATCGACCATATCTGCTGGTAGATTTTTTAAGGTATTTCGAGCATCTTGACCAAAAAAGGGCTTTCCATCAATCACCACCTGCTCAACGGTCTCCCCTTGGGCCTTTACGGTTCCATCCTCAATCTCAATACCTGGCATTTTCTCTACCAAATCCGCCGCCGTAGCATTGGGGTTGGTTTTATAGGCCTTAGAATTAAATTCTACGGTATCGCCCTTGAGTACAGCAGGAGGCGTTTTCCCTACTACATCTACAACGCCCTCTTCTAAGGCAGAAACTTTGAGCAAAATAGGTCCGAGGTCTACCTCTTCCTTATCTAAAAGAAAAGGCTGCTCATATTTTTCATAGCCCAAAAAGGAAATTTTGAGCAGGTATGGCCCCTGAGGGGCCTGTAACTGGAAGAAGCCATCCAAGTTGGAACTACTCCCAAATTGTTTTGTGCTGTCTTTGGTTGACTGCAAGATAACATTGGCCCCAATGAGTGGCTCTTGACTCTCTGCATCAAAAAGGCGCCCATTAAGCTGCCCCTCTTGTGCCGAGGCGCTCCAATGAAGGAGCAGAAAGAATGCTAATGATATGTAATATTTCATTGTACAGGATTGATGAACTAGATAAATTCTAACTGAAGAGAAAAACCAAGCATGATTGACCGTTCGCTTTCTAGCTAAGGGCAGCCTAAAGCAAGGAGTGGCTACCCAAAACCACTAGACAGATCGACGATCAATAAAGTCTTGAAAAGCCTCTTTGTATTTGTCCGAAACGGGAATATGCTGCTTGCCAAATAACAACTGCCCCCGCTCTATAGTCGATATCTTATCTAAATTGACAATATAGGATCGATGAACCCGCATAAAGCGATGTCGAGGCAAACGCGCTTGTAAGCTCTTCATACTGAGCAAACTCAACAAGCTTTTATCGGTAGATTTGCGATGAATACGCACATAATCCTTTAAGCCTTCTATATAAAGAATGTCATCTAAGGCAATCTGCTGCAGCTTATAGTCTGATTTGAGAATAAGGTAATCCTCTGTGCCTAAAACACTGCTTTCTTGCAACTGCTGCTTGGCCTTCTGGGCCGCCGATAACAATTCTTCAAAGGCAAAAGGCTTGAGCAAATAGTCTATAGCATTGACTTTATAGCCCTGAATGGCATACTGCTCAAAAGCTGTGGTAAAAATGATCTTATGCCCCTGCCCCGCCAACTGCTGGGCCAGTTGCATCCCACTCAAATTGGGCATCTGAATATCAAGAATGAGCAAGTCCACCCATTCATCCTCCAACTGCTCTAAAACAGAGAGGGCATTACTGTGGCTGCCAATCAACTGCAAAAAAGGGATTTGCTTGACGTATTTTTCAACTAAGGATAAGGCCAAAGGCTCATCATCAGCCACAATGACAGAATATGTTTGCATAAGTTTAATATTTTGGAAGGCAAAGACGGGCCAAGAAATAATCCGATTGGGCCCCTTGTTCAAATTGATAGTCCTGTTCAGGATAAAAGAGCTCTAAACGCTTGCAAAGATTCTCTAAACCTATTCCCGAACCGCTTTTATCACTTTCCGTTTTAGGAAAAAGGGAGTTTTTCACCTCAAAGCAAAGC
This window contains:
- a CDS encoding TonB-dependent receptor is translated as MKYYISLAFFLLLHWSASAQEGQLNGRLFDAESQEPLIGANVILQSTKDSTKQFGSSSNLDGFFQLQAPQGPYLLKISFLGYEKYEQPFLLDKEEVDLGPILLKVSALEEGVVDVVGKTPPAVLKGDTVEFNSKAYKTNPNATAADLVEKMPGIEIEDGTVKAQGETVEQVVIDGKPFFGQDARNTLKNLPADMVDKVQVYDQKSRQAQFSGFEDGEESKTINIVSKPEYRSGTFGRVYAGLGHDDGQEPEDDWRYRLGGVYNRFNGNERISILGQWNNINEQNFSSEDLAGVAASGGSGRRRWRGGSLGNFLVDDNGGINETYAGGINYSNEWNEKWKFNGSYFFNQVNNTGFDSTFRSYISEEEAGQYYLESQSQNSTNINHRATFRLEYNINDRNQLEFEPNFSMQINEGQQFGQSQTYNIEQPLNASENLFNSELTAYNLRNRLLYRHRLKKKGRTFSIRLQQEMSGQSGNNKQESVNSYYSQNQIDSIDQSSDLDQYSRSYSARLEYSEPINQQMQLQFRYDPSISYGEADQFTYNYDGGVYSLLDTLLSNEADSRYDRHQASVGLRYNKKGLRMYARATAQWATLSATQVYPQDFQNSYNFFNVLPFAMMRYEISKTKNFGLFYRSGTDEPSIGQLQEVVDNSNPLQLSMGNSKLVQATSHRIRFHYANPNPSKNSMFFVGFGAQYNKDYLGQSTFIAYQDTSFLGIDLAQGTQLTQDVNLDRQYQLDLFADYSFPLNFIKSNFGIKLGGSFSETPSLINNELNYSRQPSGRLGFKLSSNISEKLDFTLSTDGSVNYSINSLNTSSNNRYYNQNTRLRAYWNPWKTLVLQTDLSHQHYAGLSDGFNTDFLLWNASISTLLFKSQRGELGIYVYDILGQNTSLSRSFTANYIEDQIGQVLERYFMLRFSYRFVPKKGSLVDEKKSKEMIEHHQRHRSGRGPGGPPPPR
- a CDS encoding LytR/AlgR family response regulator transcription factor, with the protein product MQTYSVIVADDEPLALSLVEKYVKQIPFLQLIGSHSNALSVLEQLEDEWVDLLILDIQMPNLSGMQLAQQLAGQGHKIIFTTAFEQYAIQGYKVNAIDYLLKPFAFEELLSAAQKAKQQLQESSVLGTEDYLILKSDYKLQQIALDDILYIEGLKDYVRIHRKSTDKSLLSLLSMKSLQARLPRHRFMRVHRSYIVNLDKISTIERGQLLFGKQHIPVSDKYKEAFQDFIDRRSV